The Nodosilinea sp. FACHB-141 genome has a segment encoding these proteins:
- a CDS encoding mannose-1-phosphate guanylyltransferase, with the protein MAALIPIILAGGKGERFWPVSRLARPKQFLCLDGSDRSLLQATADRLLPLANGWENMWVITAAHLADRVREQLPELPEANLLVEPVGRDTAPAVAWGTLEVAQRYGDDALVGFFPADHWIADEAAFCQTLTAAAELAVSQGAIATLGITPTYPATGYGYIEQGEATGTYGSLSAYTVSRFTEKPDAPTAQTFIDSGRFSWNSGMFIFPARVMVNELKTHAPALMQALIAEGVDAYPGLDKLSIDYAVMEHTDRAYVMPVTFGWDDLGDWNAVERLLKQPGEKNVDLATHVALDTEGSIVYSADPDEVIVTIGLEDVVIVRDGNATLIVRKDRTQDIKAAVKQIGAEDRFQHLL; encoded by the coding sequence ATGGCGGCGTTAATTCCTATTATTTTGGCAGGGGGGAAGGGCGAGCGGTTTTGGCCGGTGAGCCGCTTGGCCCGTCCTAAACAGTTTTTGTGTCTAGACGGCAGCGATCGCAGCCTGCTGCAAGCCACCGCCGATCGCCTGCTGCCCCTGGCCAACGGCTGGGAAAATATGTGGGTGATTACCGCCGCTCACTTGGCCGATCGGGTGCGTGAACAGCTGCCTGAACTGCCCGAAGCCAACCTGCTGGTCGAGCCAGTAGGTCGCGATACCGCTCCGGCAGTGGCCTGGGGCACCCTGGAGGTCGCCCAGCGCTACGGCGATGACGCTTTGGTGGGTTTTTTCCCGGCCGACCACTGGATTGCTGACGAAGCGGCGTTTTGCCAAACCCTAACGGCGGCGGCTGAGCTAGCCGTTAGTCAGGGGGCGATCGCCACCCTGGGCATTACCCCTACCTACCCCGCCACCGGCTACGGCTACATCGAGCAGGGGGAGGCCACCGGCACCTACGGCAGCCTCAGCGCCTATACCGTCAGCCGTTTTACCGAAAAGCCCGACGCCCCCACCGCCCAAACCTTCATCGACAGCGGTCGCTTCAGCTGGAACAGCGGTATGTTCATTTTCCCCGCCAGGGTGATGGTCAACGAGCTGAAAACCCACGCCCCCGCTCTGATGCAGGCCCTGATCGCGGAAGGGGTTGACGCCTACCCCGGCCTAGACAAGCTCAGCATTGACTACGCTGTCATGGAGCACACCGATCGCGCCTACGTCATGCCCGTCACCTTTGGCTGGGATGACCTGGGCGACTGGAACGCGGTGGAGCGCCTGCTAAAGCAGCCCGGCGAGAAAAATGTCGATTTAGCCACCCACGTCGCTCTTGATACCGAAGGCAGCATTGTTTACTCCGCCGACCCCGATGAGGTCATCGTCACCATTGGCCTAGAGGATGTGGTGATTGTGCGCGACGGCAATGCCACTTTAATTGTGCGCAAAGACCGTACCCAAGATATCAAGGCGGCGGTGAAGCAGATCGGTGCAGAAGACCGCTTTCAGCACCTGCTATAA
- a CDS encoding elongation factor G, with protein sequence MAQNVLSGRRNVALVGTYSSGKTTLLESILSVTGATTRKGSVDEGNTLGDSSPEARTRHMTVELNAASTQYGGICFTFVDCPGSVELQQETNHALMGVDAAIVVCEADPNKVLTLSPLLQFLDAWEIPHLIWINKLDRANGTFAEVLAALRQISSRPVIPQQYPIRQNHELVGFIDLVTEQAFHYHPGAPADPVPLPAALQVEEQTARAEMLEALADYDDHLLEELLEDIAPPEEEIVHDLKMELGADLIVPVFIGVALNDYGVRPLLDALVKEAPAPEVTCEKRGITCETDTLAQVLKTYYTPQGGKLSLVRVWCGELKDGDSLNGDRMGGLYDLMGTQQTSLTRAEAGRIVAVARLEGAQTGDTLTHSGNLDTLLPKAPVIEPVYALAITSVKRSDEVKLSAALTKLLEEDPSLFWEQHGDTHEVILWGQGDVHLNLAIDRLSRKYNLPMSTHLPQVPYKETIRQAKEAVHGRYKHQSGGHGQFGDVYLSIQPLPRGDGFAFSDTIVGGVVPKQYIPSVETGVREYLDHGPLGFPVVDVAVTLTNGSYHNVDSSDNAFKQAARIAMQEGLAACTPTLLEPIDLVEISVPSSYTSNVLKLITGRRGQIFGYEGKADWPGWDVVTGHLPQAEMQTMILELRSLTMGVGFFKWTYDHLDPVPEKLTERILSSTGGDR encoded by the coding sequence ATGGCTCAAAACGTCCTTTCAGGCCGACGTAATGTAGCGCTGGTCGGCACCTATTCCAGCGGCAAAACAACTCTTTTAGAGAGCATTTTGTCTGTCACAGGGGCCACCACTCGCAAGGGCAGCGTCGATGAGGGCAACACCCTCGGCGATAGCTCCCCGGAGGCCCGCACCCGCCACATGACCGTAGAACTCAATGCCGCCAGTACTCAGTACGGCGGCATTTGTTTTACGTTTGTCGATTGTCCCGGCTCGGTGGAACTGCAGCAGGAGACTAACCATGCGCTGATGGGGGTTGATGCGGCGATCGTGGTCTGCGAAGCTGACCCCAACAAAGTGCTCACCCTCTCGCCCCTGCTGCAATTTTTAGACGCTTGGGAAATTCCCCACCTGATCTGGATTAACAAGCTCGATCGCGCCAACGGCACCTTTGCTGAGGTGCTAGCGGCCCTGCGTCAGATCTCCTCTCGACCAGTGATTCCCCAGCAGTACCCAATTCGCCAAAACCACGAGTTAGTAGGCTTTATTGATCTTGTTACAGAACAAGCCTTCCACTACCATCCTGGCGCTCCCGCTGATCCGGTGCCGCTGCCCGCCGCACTTCAGGTCGAAGAACAGACCGCCCGCGCTGAGATGCTGGAAGCCTTAGCTGACTATGACGACCATCTATTAGAAGAACTGCTGGAGGATATCGCCCCCCCTGAAGAAGAAATCGTCCATGACCTCAAAATGGAGCTGGGAGCCGATTTGATTGTGCCAGTGTTTATCGGTGTGGCCCTCAACGATTACGGCGTGCGCCCCCTGCTCGATGCTCTGGTGAAGGAAGCCCCGGCCCCAGAGGTCACCTGCGAGAAGCGGGGCATCACGTGCGAGACTGATACCCTAGCCCAGGTGCTCAAAACCTATTACACGCCTCAGGGCGGCAAGCTTTCCCTGGTGCGGGTCTGGTGTGGCGAACTCAAGGATGGGGATAGCCTGAACGGCGATCGCATGGGCGGTCTCTATGACCTGATGGGCACCCAACAAACCAGCCTCACCCGAGCGGAGGCCGGTCGCATTGTTGCCGTAGCCCGTTTGGAAGGTGCCCAAACCGGCGACACCTTGACCCACAGCGGCAATCTCGACACCCTGCTGCCCAAGGCTCCGGTGATTGAGCCGGTCTACGCCCTGGCCATCACTTCCGTCAAGCGCAGCGATGAGGTTAAGCTCAGCGCTGCCCTGACCAAGCTGCTCGAAGAAGACCCCTCGCTCTTTTGGGAGCAGCACGGCGACACCCACGAGGTGATTCTCTGGGGACAGGGGGATGTGCATCTAAATTTGGCGATCGATCGCCTCAGCCGCAAGTACAACTTGCCTATGAGCACCCACCTGCCCCAGGTGCCCTACAAAGAAACCATCCGTCAGGCCAAAGAGGCCGTCCACGGGCGCTATAAACACCAGAGCGGCGGTCACGGTCAGTTTGGCGATGTCTATCTGTCCATTCAGCCGCTGCCGCGCGGCGACGGCTTTGCCTTTAGCGACACCATTGTGGGCGGCGTCGTGCCCAAGCAGTATATTCCCAGTGTCGAAACCGGCGTGCGCGAATACCTCGACCACGGGCCGTTGGGCTTTCCGGTAGTGGATGTGGCGGTGACGCTGACTAATGGCTCCTACCACAACGTCGACAGCTCCGACAATGCCTTCAAACAGGCGGCCCGCATCGCTATGCAGGAGGGCCTGGCGGCCTGCACCCCCACCCTGCTCGAACCCATTGACCTAGTAGAAATTTCGGTGCCCAGCAGCTATACCTCTAACGTGCTGAAGCTGATCACCGGCAGGCGTGGGCAAATCTTTGGCTATGAGGGCAAGGCCGACTGGCCCGGTTGGGATGTGGTCACTGGCCACCTGCCCCAGGCCGAAATGCAAACCATGATCTTGGAGCTGCGGTCACTGACCATGGGCGTAGGCTTCTTCAAGTGGACCTACGACCACCTTGACCCGGTGCCGGAGAAACTCACCGAGCGGATCTTGTCGAGTACGGGGGGCGATCGCTAA
- a CDS encoding response regulator, with translation MSPVLIVDDNLENLYLLRMLLQGHGYSVEEAHHGVEALAKARQQLPILIISDLLMPVMDGYTLLRQWKADDQLKAIPFMVYTATYTDLKDERLAFDLGADAFLVKPAEPEALMASITALLANLDPAQSSVRQPQIEENALLKDYSEALFRKLEQKVEGLQQTNRRLEAEIAERERTEAALRASEVRYRQLFQAITDPLLVYDRTTLICLAVNDAAVAEYGYSRDQFLTMTIRDLYHAEDVPALMARLAQSGSSLERRGVWRHQRKTGEIINVEISAYGLTFANHSACLVQARNITEQQRLEEQFRQAQKMEAIGRLAGGIAHDFNNLITVIKGYSELLQSRMAGDDSAAQLLGEIYQAGERAGALTSQLLAFSRQQVLAPQALNLNTVVSNTETMLRRLIGEDVILATTLSPTLGPIKADPGQIEQVLMNLAVNARDAMPQGGTLTLATQTVQLDEAFCRTVADLSPGDYVLLTVSDTGCGIDAATQVKMFEPFFTTKPVGKGTGLGLATVHGIVKQSGGYIAVESAVGQGTRFQIYLPLVAEPVSEGRSQGRSSTLPQGTETILVVEDEDAVRALEIHILRRCGYQVLEATNGQDALHLMEHEPGPIHLLLSDVVMPHLGGRELAAQVTRTQPQCKVLFLSGYTDDAVIHHGVSKADVAFLQKPFTPSALAQKVRQVLDGEAGSRV, from the coding sequence ATGAGCCCGGTGCTGATCGTTGACGACAACCTCGAAAATCTCTACCTGCTGCGCATGCTGCTTCAAGGCCACGGTTACAGCGTGGAGGAAGCTCACCACGGCGTCGAAGCTTTAGCCAAAGCCCGCCAGCAGCTCCCTATCCTGATCATCTCTGACCTGCTGATGCCGGTGATGGATGGCTACACCCTGCTGCGCCAGTGGAAGGCCGACGACCAGCTCAAGGCCATTCCCTTTATGGTCTACACCGCCACCTATACCGACCTTAAAGATGAGCGCCTGGCCTTTGACCTGGGGGCCGACGCCTTTTTAGTCAAGCCGGCTGAACCAGAGGCGTTGATGGCCAGCATCACGGCTCTACTGGCCAACCTTGACCCCGCCCAGTCTTCGGTGCGCCAGCCGCAGATCGAAGAAAATGCTCTGCTTAAAGACTACAGCGAGGCCCTGTTTCGCAAGCTAGAGCAAAAGGTCGAGGGGTTGCAGCAGACCAACCGGCGACTGGAGGCCGAAATTGCTGAACGCGAGCGCACTGAGGCTGCCCTGCGTGCCAGCGAAGTCCGCTACCGTCAGCTGTTTCAAGCCATCACTGATCCGCTGTTGGTCTACGATCGCACCACCCTGATCTGCCTGGCCGTCAACGATGCTGCCGTAGCTGAGTATGGCTATAGCCGCGACCAGTTTTTGACTATGACCATTCGAGACCTTTATCACGCCGAGGATGTGCCCGCTTTGATGGCGCGGTTAGCTCAGTCGGGCTCATCCCTTGAACGTCGTGGTGTCTGGCGACACCAAAGGAAAACCGGCGAGATTATCAATGTCGAAATCTCGGCCTACGGTCTAACGTTCGCCAATCACTCTGCCTGCCTGGTGCAGGCCCGCAACATAACCGAACAGCAGCGACTCGAAGAACAGTTTCGCCAGGCCCAAAAGATGGAGGCCATCGGTCGGTTGGCGGGAGGTATTGCCCACGACTTTAACAACCTAATTACCGTGATTAAGGGCTACAGCGAGCTTTTGCAGAGCCGCATGGCCGGCGATGACTCCGCTGCCCAGCTGCTGGGCGAAATCTACCAGGCGGGCGAACGGGCGGGCGCGCTGACCAGCCAACTGCTGGCCTTTAGTCGTCAGCAGGTGCTAGCCCCTCAGGCGCTCAACCTCAACACCGTGGTCAGCAATACCGAAACTATGCTGCGCCGTCTGATTGGCGAAGACGTGATTTTAGCCACCACCCTGAGCCCTACCCTCGGCCCAATTAAAGCTGACCCTGGCCAGATCGAGCAGGTGTTGATGAACCTGGCGGTCAACGCTCGCGACGCCATGCCCCAGGGCGGCACCCTGACCCTGGCTACTCAGACCGTGCAGCTGGACGAAGCCTTCTGCCGAACGGTGGCTGACCTGAGCCCCGGCGACTACGTGCTGCTGACGGTGAGCGACACGGGCTGCGGCATCGACGCTGCCACCCAGGTCAAAATGTTTGAGCCCTTCTTTACCACCAAGCCGGTGGGTAAGGGCACCGGTTTGGGGCTGGCCACGGTGCACGGCATTGTCAAGCAGTCGGGCGGCTACATTGCGGTAGAGAGTGCGGTGGGCCAAGGCACGAGGTTTCAAATCTACCTGCCGCTGGTGGCTGAGCCGGTGTCTGAGGGGCGATCGCAGGGGCGATCGTCCACTCTGCCCCAGGGCACTGAAACCATCCTGGTAGTCGAAGATGAAGATGCCGTGCGCGCCTTAGAAATTCACATTTTGCGGCGGTGTGGCTACCAGGTGTTAGAGGCCACCAACGGCCAAGATGCTCTGCACCTGATGGAGCATGAGCCGGGCCCCATTCACCTGCTGCTGTCCGATGTGGTGATGCCCCATCTGGGGGGGCGCGAACTGGCCGCCCAGGTGACTCGCACCCAACCCCAATGCAAGGTGCTGTTTCTCTCTGGCTACACCGACGATGCCGTAATTCACCACGGCGTTTCGAAGGCCGATGTCGCCTTTTTGCAAAAGCCCTTTACCCCGTCGGCGCTGGCCCAAAAAGTGCGGCAAGTGTTGGATGGGGAGGCAGGGTCTAGGGTTTAA
- a CDS encoding response regulator, producing MTKTILLIEDNPQNRYLAQFLLEHRGHKVLQAETGPEGLKLAAIARPDLILLDIQLPGMDGHAVARALKSDPQLKLIPIVAVTSYAMVGDREKCLAAGAEGYIEKPIDPESFGDEVERFLPAALGGIAP from the coding sequence ATGACAAAGACCATTCTGTTAATTGAAGACAATCCTCAAAATCGCTATTTGGCGCAGTTTTTGCTGGAGCATCGGGGCCACAAAGTTCTTCAGGCAGAAACCGGCCCCGAAGGGCTGAAGCTAGCGGCGATCGCCCGCCCCGACCTGATTTTGCTCGACATTCAGCTGCCCGGTATGGATGGTCATGCCGTAGCCCGCGCCCTCAAGAGCGATCCGCAGCTCAAACTAATTCCCATTGTGGCGGTGACCTCCTATGCCATGGTGGGCGATCGCGAGAAATGCCTGGCCGCCGGAGCCGAAGGCTACATCGAAAAACCCATCGACCCCGAGTCCTTTGGCGATGAAGTGGAACGGTTTTTGCCCGCTGCCCTAGGAGGTATCGCTCCATGA
- a CDS encoding PAS domain S-box protein, with protein MTQPFSLQSMAALAQQLQVCEARCRTLFDYAQLGIVLANAESYCLDANPAACKMFGYSHEEFVGLHASDLVVQSEGQTVEAALEAIHSGADYQQEWQLRRPDGTLFAAEVIAAPMPDGTLLGLIRDLSDRNQAQTDRQYLTTLIETSPDAIVSKDLNGIVTSWNGGAENLFGYTAAEMVGNSIIQIIPTYRHQEEVFILERLRRGKRVEQLETQRQAKDGRLIDVSITVWPVRSASGTIIGAAKIARDITVLKAREREIMRMSRLYAALSQINQAIVWATDRDQLFQKVCQVLVDDGGFCMAWIGWHRLDPDGLELMAAYGDDGSRVPSLLAVDDSQSPVSDRSVGLAAIALRSQQPYICNDALNDPATSAWRGAIAHGKFRASAHFPIWADGAVAGVLNVYAEQPNVFHDKETALLQEAAGDLSFALKTFTRDAARRQAEQALRDEKRFADIMIESMPGLLYFYDAEGRFLRWNETFERVSGYSADEIAQMHPLDFFAGDDKGWLEQRIEQVLRDGKSSVEANFVAKDGTATPYFFTGQRVQFDNTWCLVGVGIDISERRRAETRLAESERKYRELVEHANSIILRWNSGGYITFLNEYGQRFFGYSEAEILGRHVMATIVPPTESSGRDLQQLIADICADPSAFEQNINENVRRDGQRVWVAWTNRVEFDAEGRVVEILSIGTDMTARQQAEAEREKRHRAEAADRIKSAFLATMSHELRTPLNSIIGFTGIILQGLAGPLNQEQSKQLTMVRTSARHLLALVNDVLDISKIEAGQLEVAREPFDLHQSIAKVLAIVQPQAEAKALNLRVEVAPNLGEALADQRRFEQVLLNLLSNAIKFTDRGEVALTAELVHELPRTSAAPATLRLRVSDTGIGIKAEDLPTLFQPFQQIDSGLARNHEGTGLGLAICRRLIDLMGGAIQAGSTWGKGSTFTVTLPLQAPETP; from the coding sequence ATGACGCAGCCCTTTTCTTTGCAGTCTATGGCGGCTTTGGCCCAGCAGTTGCAGGTTTGCGAAGCCCGTTGTCGCACCCTGTTTGACTACGCTCAGCTCGGCATCGTGTTGGCCAATGCTGAGAGCTATTGCCTTGACGCCAACCCTGCCGCATGCAAGATGTTTGGCTACAGCCACGAGGAATTTGTAGGGTTGCACGCCTCTGATCTGGTGGTGCAAAGCGAGGGGCAAACCGTCGAAGCCGCTCTAGAGGCCATTCACAGTGGAGCTGACTACCAGCAAGAATGGCAGCTTCGCCGCCCAGACGGCACTCTGTTTGCGGCGGAGGTGATTGCTGCTCCAATGCCCGACGGGACGCTACTGGGGCTGATTCGCGATCTGAGCGATCGCAATCAGGCTCAAACCGACCGCCAGTATCTAACTACCCTGATTGAGACGTCTCCCGACGCCATTGTCAGCAAAGACTTGAATGGCATCGTCACCAGCTGGAATGGGGGGGCAGAGAACCTGTTCGGCTACACCGCCGCCGAAATGGTCGGCAACTCGATTATCCAGATCATTCCAACGTATCGACACCAGGAAGAAGTTTTTATCCTAGAACGGCTCCGTCGGGGCAAACGGGTAGAGCAGCTAGAGACCCAGCGGCAGGCCAAAGACGGGCGCTTGATTGATGTCTCCATTACCGTATGGCCAGTGCGCAGCGCCAGCGGGACGATCATTGGCGCCGCAAAAATTGCTCGCGACATTACCGTGCTAAAAGCGCGTGAGCGCGAGATTATGCGCATGTCGAGACTCTACGCGGCCCTAAGCCAGATCAACCAAGCGATTGTCTGGGCGACCGATCGCGACCAGCTTTTTCAAAAGGTGTGCCAGGTGCTGGTAGACGACGGCGGCTTCTGCATGGCCTGGATCGGGTGGCACCGCCTAGACCCCGATGGGCTAGAGCTGATGGCGGCCTACGGCGACGACGGCAGCCGGGTGCCTAGCCTGCTAGCCGTCGATGATAGCCAGTCGCCAGTCTCTGATCGGTCGGTTGGCTTGGCTGCTATAGCCCTGCGATCGCAGCAGCCCTACATCTGCAACGATGCCCTCAATGACCCGGCAACCAGCGCCTGGCGCGGCGCGATCGCCCACGGCAAGTTTCGAGCCTCAGCCCACTTTCCGATCTGGGCAGATGGGGCTGTAGCGGGAGTGCTCAACGTCTACGCCGAGCAGCCTAATGTGTTTCACGACAAAGAGACCGCCCTGCTTCAAGAAGCCGCTGGCGATCTCTCCTTTGCCCTCAAAACCTTTACTCGCGACGCTGCCCGCCGTCAGGCCGAGCAGGCCCTCCGCGACGAAAAGCGGTTTGCCGACATTATGATCGAGAGCATGCCTGGCCTGCTCTACTTCTACGACGCCGAGGGGCGCTTCTTGCGCTGGAACGAAACCTTTGAACGAGTTTCGGGCTACTCTGCCGATGAAATCGCCCAGATGCACCCGCTCGACTTCTTCGCAGGCGACGACAAAGGGTGGCTAGAACAGCGCATTGAACAGGTCCTAAGGGACGGCAAATCGTCCGTTGAAGCCAACTTTGTCGCTAAAGACGGCACCGCTACCCCCTACTTTTTTACCGGGCAGCGCGTGCAGTTTGACAACACTTGGTGCTTAGTGGGGGTCGGCATCGACATTTCGGAGCGCCGGCGAGCAGAAACCCGTTTGGCCGAAAGCGAGCGCAAATACCGCGAGCTGGTTGAGCATGCCAACAGCATTATTTTGCGCTGGAACTCCGGTGGGTACATTACCTTTCTCAACGAGTATGGCCAGCGCTTTTTTGGCTATAGCGAGGCCGAAATTCTCGGTCGCCACGTGATGGCAACCATCGTGCCGCCCACCGAAAGCAGCGGCCGCGACCTACAGCAGCTGATCGCCGACATTTGCGCCGACCCCAGCGCCTTTGAGCAAAACATTAACGAGAATGTGCGTCGCGATGGCCAGCGCGTCTGGGTTGCTTGGACCAACCGCGTTGAGTTTGATGCCGAGGGGCGGGTGGTCGAAATTCTCAGCATCGGCACCGACATGACCGCCCGCCAGCAGGCCGAGGCCGAGCGCGAAAAGCGGCATCGGGCTGAGGCGGCCGATCGTATCAAATCGGCCTTTTTGGCCACCATGAGCCACGAGCTGCGTACCCCGCTAAACTCGATTATTGGCTTTACGGGCATTATTTTGCAGGGGTTGGCCGGGCCTCTCAACCAGGAGCAGAGCAAGCAGCTGACCATGGTGCGCACCAGCGCCCGCCACTTGCTGGCCCTGGTCAACGACGTGCTCGATATTTCTAAAATCGAAGCTGGGCAGCTAGAGGTGGCCCGCGAGCCCTTTGACCTGCACCAGTCGATTGCCAAGGTGCTGGCGATCGTGCAGCCCCAGGCCGAGGCTAAAGCGCTAAATCTGCGCGTTGAGGTGGCTCCCAACCTGGGTGAAGCCTTGGCCGATCAGCGGCGGTTTGAGCAGGTTTTGCTCAACCTGCTGAGCAATGCGATTAAATTTACCGATCGCGGCGAAGTCGCCCTGACGGCAGAATTGGTTCATGAACTCCCTAGGACTAGCGCTGCCCCAGCGACGCTGCGGTTGCGGGTATCTGATACGGGCATAGGAATTAAAGCCGAGGATTTGCCCACCCTATTTCAGCCCTTTCAGCAGATCGACTCGGGGCTGGCGCGCAACCACGAGGGTACAGGGCTGGGTCTGGCAATCTGCCGTCGCCTGATTGACCTAATGGGGGGCGCTATTCAGGCCGGGAGCACCTGGGGTAAGGGCAGCACCTTTACCGTGACGCTGCCGCTGCAAGCACCGGAGACACCATGA
- a CDS encoding PD-(D/E)XK nuclease family protein has translation MLSLTQGHLRLLEICPRRYQYTYLEHHTAPMDPAVAERQRWGTEFHRVMQQRDLGLPVDDLLKEDAALDAAVHSLLAAAPELFLPQVDGFRQSEHRRTLAFNGYTLTAIYDLLVMGPTSGQIVDWKTYQNPPQLAQLTQDWQTRLYLYLLVETSHLTPKQVTMTYWFVAPPTAQAEPKPPSSITIAYDAAQHCRTETDLQGLTDTLTALLATEADLPKVDPALGYCAQCPFAVRCQRWSERFGQEGVMTLPAIADIAEVPL, from the coding sequence ATGCTCTCCCTTACTCAGGGCCATTTACGCCTGCTGGAAATTTGCCCCCGGCGCTACCAATACACCTACCTGGAGCACCACACAGCCCCTATGGATCCGGCTGTGGCAGAGCGGCAGCGGTGGGGCACGGAGTTTCACCGGGTGATGCAGCAGCGAGATTTGGGCCTGCCCGTCGATGACTTGCTCAAAGAAGACGCTGCCCTGGATGCGGCGGTGCATAGCTTGCTGGCTGCTGCGCCAGAGCTGTTTTTGCCCCAGGTCGATGGCTTTCGCCAAAGCGAGCATCGTCGCACCTTGGCCTTTAATGGCTACACCCTCACTGCCATTTACGACCTGCTGGTAATGGGGCCGACCAGCGGCCAAATTGTCGACTGGAAGACTTACCAAAACCCGCCGCAGCTGGCCCAGCTAACCCAGGATTGGCAGACCCGCCTGTACCTCTATCTGTTGGTCGAAACTAGCCACCTGACCCCAAAGCAGGTGACGATGACCTACTGGTTTGTGGCCCCTCCAACGGCTCAGGCCGAGCCTAAGCCACCCAGCAGTATCACCATTGCCTACGATGCCGCCCAGCACTGCCGCACCGAGACTGACCTGCAAGGACTGACCGACACTTTGACCGCCTTGCTGGCCACCGAGGCCGATTTGCCCAAGGTCGACCCAGCCCTGGGCTACTGTGCTCAGTGCCCGTTTGCGGTGCGCTGCCAGCGGTGGTCGGAGCGCTTTGGCCAGGAGGGGGTGATGACCTTGCCTGCGATCGCAGATATTGCCGAGGTGCCTCTGTGA
- the hemE gene encoding uroporphyrinogen decarboxylase, with amino-acid sequence MTAVNQVPLLLRAARHEALERPPVWMMRQAGRYMQVYRDLRDKYPSFRDRSENADLAIEISLQPWRAFRPDGVIMFSDILTPLPGMGIPFDIIESKGPIIEPPIRTQAQIDAVHQLDPETALPYIRTILQTLRQEVGNDAAVLGFVGSPWTLAAYAVEGKTSKSYTNIKGMAFSEPAMLHTLLGKLADNIATYVRYQIDCGAQVVQLFDSWAGQLSPMDYRTFALPYQQRVVQQVKQTHPDTPLILYISGSAGVFDLMGESGVDIVSVDWTMDMAEARRRLGPNIGVQGNIDPAILFGSQDLIRDRILDTIKKAGNRGHILNLGHGILPGTPEENAAYFFETAKNIDKLLATV; translated from the coding sequence ATGACCGCAGTGAACCAGGTACCTTTGTTGCTCCGCGCTGCTCGCCACGAAGCGCTAGAGCGCCCGCCGGTGTGGATGATGCGTCAGGCGGGTCGCTACATGCAGGTGTACCGCGACCTGCGCGATAAATATCCGTCCTTTCGCGATCGCTCTGAAAACGCCGACTTGGCCATTGAGATCTCGCTCCAACCCTGGCGCGCCTTTCGCCCCGACGGCGTGATTATGTTCTCCGATATTCTGACGCCGCTGCCGGGCATGGGCATTCCCTTTGACATTATCGAGAGCAAGGGGCCAATCATCGAGCCGCCCATTCGTACCCAGGCTCAGATCGACGCGGTGCACCAGCTGGACCCCGAAACGGCGCTGCCCTACATTCGCACCATCCTGCAAACCCTGCGCCAGGAAGTCGGCAACGACGCTGCCGTGCTGGGCTTTGTGGGCTCTCCCTGGACGCTGGCGGCCTACGCGGTGGAGGGCAAGACCTCCAAGAGCTACACCAATATCAAGGGCATGGCCTTCAGCGAACCCGCCATGCTGCACACCCTGCTGGGCAAGCTGGCCGACAACATCGCCACCTACGTACGCTACCAAATTGACTGCGGTGCTCAGGTGGTGCAGCTGTTTGACTCCTGGGCTGGGCAGCTTAGTCCGATGGACTACCGCACCTTTGCTCTGCCCTACCAGCAGCGGGTGGTGCAGCAGGTGAAGCAGACCCATCCAGATACTCCCCTGATTCTCTATATCAGCGGTAGCGCCGGTGTGTTTGACCTGATGGGTGAGTCGGGCGTCGATATCGTCAGCGTCGACTGGACGATGGACATGGCCGAAGCTCGCCGCCGTCTGGGTCCCAATATTGGGGTGCAGGGCAATATCGACCCGGCAATTTTGTTTGGCTCCCAGGATCTGATTCGCGATCGCATCCTCGACACCATTAAGAAAGCTGGCAATCGCGGCCACATTCTCAACCTGGGCCACGGCATTTTGCCCGGTACCCCTGAAGAGAACGCTGCCTACTTCTTTGAAACTGCCAAAAACATCGACAAGCTGCTGGCGACTGTTTAG
- a CDS encoding phycobiliprotein lyase, producing MEIVNFFETLAGKWFSQRTIHNLAGQSSQAGQSNLLIEFLPATDTDLAQVCTTLGHDPSQIACGLRVHQDSQLEGDNQKIQSSALMVIMTPTDAGDGVLVQAPTASPALQGSYRVEDEVLTIVTPTDAGQVEERLWFVNPNLRMRTSVLKTGEDVQTASFCSEIRMGVAKPAD from the coding sequence ATGGAAATTGTGAACTTTTTTGAAACCCTGGCCGGCAAGTGGTTTTCTCAGCGCACCATTCACAACCTGGCTGGTCAGAGTTCCCAAGCGGGGCAGTCTAATCTGCTAATTGAGTTTCTGCCTGCCACCGATACCGACCTAGCTCAGGTTTGCACCACCCTTGGCCACGACCCTAGCCAGATTGCTTGTGGCCTGCGGGTTCACCAAGACAGCCAGCTTGAGGGCGACAACCAAAAAATTCAGAGCAGTGCCCTGATGGTGATTATGACTCCCACCGATGCAGGGGACGGGGTGCTGGTGCAAGCGCCGACGGCCTCACCGGCGCTCCAGGGCAGCTACCGGGTTGAGGATGAAGTGTTAACCATTGTTACCCCCACCGACGCGGGGCAGGTAGAAGAACGCCTGTGGTTTGTAAACCCCAACCTGCGCATGCGCACCAGCGTGCTTAAAACTGGAGAGGATGTGCAAACGGCATCGTTTTGCTCAGAAATTCGCATGGGCGTAGCCAAACCTGCTGACTGA